One Undibacter mobilis genomic region harbors:
- the folD gene encoding bifunctional methylenetetrahydrofolate dehydrogenase/methenyltetrahydrofolate cyclohydrolase FolD, giving the protein MTATIIDGKTIAAELRGKVAFEVAQLKREHGVTPGLAVVLVGQNAASEVYVRSKSKAVVEAGMTPSDHKLPETVSEAELLALIDKLNKNKAVSGILVQLPLPPQIDPQKVIAAIDPAKDVDGFHPVNVGRLSLGLPALVPCTPSGCIMLAKMVWPSLAGLDALVIGRSNIVGKPVAQLLLAENATVTVAHSKTKDLPALARRADLLIAAIGKAELVRGDWVKPGAIVIDVGINRVAGDGGKSRIVGDVAFDEAVKVAGAITPVPGGVGPMTIACLMLNTLRAACAQNGVKAPRL; this is encoded by the coding sequence ATGACCGCAACGATCATCGACGGCAAGACAATAGCGGCCGAACTGCGCGGCAAGGTCGCCTTTGAAGTGGCGCAGCTCAAGCGCGAACATGGCGTTACGCCGGGGCTCGCTGTCGTGCTGGTCGGGCAGAACGCCGCAAGCGAAGTCTATGTGCGTTCCAAGTCGAAAGCGGTGGTTGAGGCCGGCATGACGCCGTCCGATCACAAGCTGCCTGAGACGGTGAGCGAGGCCGAACTGCTGGCGTTGATCGACAAGCTCAACAAGAACAAGGCCGTCAGCGGCATTCTGGTGCAGTTGCCGTTGCCGCCGCAGATCGATCCGCAGAAGGTGATCGCGGCTATCGATCCCGCCAAGGATGTCGATGGTTTTCACCCGGTCAATGTTGGGCGCTTGTCGCTTGGCCTCCCGGCGCTGGTGCCATGCACACCGTCAGGCTGCATCATGCTGGCAAAGATGGTGTGGCCGTCGCTTGCCGGGCTCGACGCGCTGGTGATCGGCCGCTCCAACATAGTCGGCAAGCCGGTGGCGCAGCTTCTTCTGGCGGAGAATGCCACCGTGACGGTTGCGCATTCCAAGACCAAGGATCTGCCTGCATTGGCGCGCCGCGCCGATCTCCTGATCGCAGCCATCGGTAAAGCGGAACTTGTGCGCGGCGACTGGGTGAAGCCGGGCGCTATTGTCATCGACGTCGGTATCAATCGCGTGGCGGGTGATGGCGGCAAATCGCGTATCGTCGGCGATGTCGCTTTCGACGAAGCCGTCAAGGTCGCTGGTGCGATCACGCCGGTGCCTGGCGGGGTCGGCCCGATGACGATTGCCTGCTTGATGCTCAACACCCTGCGCGCGGCGTGTGCGCAGAACGGGGTGAAGGCGCCCAGACTTTGA
- a CDS encoding YkvA family protein → MRSADTTFGTSATGNDPSLPRRFWRKFGRVAAYIPFAEDLLAAYYCAFDRATPLQVKGTLIGALAYFVLPFDAVPDLLPVLGFTDDAAVLMTALKIVASHIKPDHRDAARAKLDGMKAAA, encoded by the coding sequence ATGCGCAGCGCAGACACCACCTTCGGAACTTCGGCTACCGGCAACGATCCGTCGCTGCCGCGTCGATTCTGGCGCAAATTCGGGCGCGTCGCGGCGTATATCCCATTCGCTGAGGATTTGCTGGCTGCCTATTACTGCGCCTTCGACCGAGCGACGCCGCTGCAGGTGAAGGGCACGCTGATCGGCGCTCTCGCCTATTTCGTGCTGCCGTTCGATGCCGTGCCGGATCTGCTCCCGGTGCTCGGCTTTACTGACGATGCCGCGGTGCTGATGACCGCACTCAAAATCGTCGCCAGTCACATCAAGCCCGATCATCGCGACGCCGCCCGCGCCAAGCTGGATGGGATGAAGGCCGCGGCCTAG
- a CDS encoding 4a-hydroxytetrahydrobiopterin dehydratase produces the protein MASEAPDMAQKLSPESRKAALSRLPNWADAKDRDAIVRKFTFGDFNEAFGFMTRAALVAEKMNHHPEWSNVYRTVEVTLSTHDAGGVTELDLELAEAMEMIADS, from the coding sequence ATTGCAAGCGAGGCTCCTGACATGGCGCAAAAACTTTCCCCCGAGTCCCGCAAGGCGGCGCTGAGCAGATTGCCCAATTGGGCTGACGCGAAGGACCGCGACGCCATCGTCAGGAAATTCACTTTCGGCGATTTCAACGAGGCCTTCGGCTTCATGACGCGGGCGGCGCTGGTTGCCGAGAAAATGAACCATCATCCCGAATGGTCCAACGTGTATCGGACCGTCGAGGTCACGTTGTCGACCCACGACGCCGGTGGCGTCACCGAGCTCGATCTCGAATTGGCCGAAGCCATGGAGATGATTGCGGATTCCTGA
- the typA gene encoding translational GTPase TypA: MDLRNIAIIAHVDHGKTTLVDRLLQQSGVYRENERQVERAMDSNDLERERGITILAKAASVEWKGTRINIVDTPGHADFGGEVERILNMVDGALVLVDAAEGPLPQTKFVVSKALKMGLKPIVVINKVDRPDARANEVLNEVFDLFAALDATDEQLDFPILFGSAKQGWMATSLEGPQDQGMTPLFDLVLKHVRPPVVEDGPFRLLGTIIESNPYLGRIVTGRIFSGGLKPNQAVKVLDRDGKLIESGRVTKVLAFRGLERVPIDDAEAGDIVAIAGLPNATVAMTICDPAVETALPAQPIDPPTLAMTFRVNDSPLAGTEGSKVTSRMIRDRLMAEAEGNVALRVRESDEKDAMEVAGRGELQLGILIETMRREGFELSVSRPKVLLRKNDDGQVEEPIEEVVIDVDEEHSGVVVQKMSERKADLIEMRPSGGGRTRVVFHAPTRGLIGYQGELLTDTRGTAIMNRLFHGHAPYKGAIQGRRNGVLISNDKGEAVAYALWNLEDRGPMMIEPGWKVYTGMIVGEHTRDNDLVVNVLKGKQLTNIRTTSKDEAVRLTPPIRMTLEKALAYIQDDELVEVTPSSIRLRKKMLDENDRKREERKKEAEVA; the protein is encoded by the coding sequence ATGGATCTCCGCAATATCGCGATCATCGCGCACGTCGACCATGGCAAGACCACCCTCGTGGACCGCCTGCTGCAGCAGTCGGGCGTCTACCGCGAGAACGAGCGCCAGGTCGAGCGCGCCATGGACTCCAACGACCTTGAGCGCGAGCGTGGCATCACCATCCTCGCCAAGGCCGCCTCGGTCGAGTGGAAGGGCACGCGCATCAACATCGTCGATACGCCGGGCCACGCCGACTTTGGCGGCGAGGTCGAACGCATCCTCAACATGGTGGACGGCGCGCTGGTGCTGGTCGATGCCGCCGAAGGTCCGCTGCCGCAGACCAAATTCGTCGTCTCCAAGGCGCTGAAGATGGGTCTCAAACCTATCGTCGTCATCAACAAGGTCGACCGCCCCGACGCGCGCGCCAACGAAGTGCTCAACGAGGTGTTTGACCTGTTCGCAGCGCTCGATGCCACCGACGAGCAGCTCGACTTCCCGATCCTGTTCGGTTCAGCCAAGCAAGGCTGGATGGCGACATCGCTCGAAGGTCCGCAGGACCAGGGCATGACGCCGCTGTTCGATCTCGTGCTCAAGCACGTCAGACCGCCGGTGGTCGAGGACGGTCCGTTCCGCCTGCTCGGCACCATCATCGAATCCAATCCCTATCTCGGCCGTATCGTCACCGGTCGCATCTTCTCCGGCGGCCTCAAGCCGAACCAGGCGGTGAAGGTGCTCGACCGCGATGGCAAGCTCATCGAGAGCGGCCGAGTCACCAAGGTGCTGGCATTCCGCGGTCTCGAGCGTGTGCCGATCGACGACGCCGAAGCCGGTGACATCGTCGCCATCGCCGGCCTGCCGAATGCTACCGTCGCCATGACCATTTGCGATCCGGCCGTGGAAACCGCGTTGCCGGCGCAGCCGATCGATCCGCCGACGCTGGCCATGACCTTCCGCGTCAACGACTCGCCGCTCGCCGGCACCGAAGGTTCGAAGGTCACGAGCCGCATGATCCGCGACCGCCTGATGGCCGAGGCCGAAGGTAACGTTGCGCTGCGCGTGCGTGAGTCGGACGAAAAGGACGCCATGGAAGTCGCCGGCCGCGGTGAATTGCAGCTCGGCATTCTGATCGAAACGATGCGTCGCGAAGGCTTCGAGCTGTCGGTGTCGAGGCCGAAGGTACTGCTGCGCAAGAATGACGACGGCCAGGTTGAAGAGCCGATCGAGGAAGTCGTCATCGACGTCGATGAAGAACATTCGGGCGTCGTTGTGCAGAAGATGTCGGAGCGCAAGGCCGACCTTATCGAAATGCGACCGTCCGGCGGCGGACGTACCCGCGTCGTATTCCACGCGCCGACGCGCGGCCTGATCGGTTATCAGGGCGAACTGCTCACCGACACCCGTGGCACCGCGATCATGAACCGCCTATTCCACGGCCACGCGCCCTACAAGGGCGCGATCCAGGGCCGCCGCAACGGCGTGCTGATCTCAAACGACAAGGGCGAGGCAGTCGCCTACGCGCTGTGGAACCTGGAAGACCGCGGCCCGATGATGATCGAGCCGGGCTGGAAGGTTTACACCGGTATGATCGTCGGCGAACACACCCGTGACAATGACCTTGTCGTCAACGTCCTTAAGGGCAAACAGCTCACCAACATCCGCACCACATCGAAAGACGAGGCGGTGCGCCTGACACCGCCGATCCGCATGACGCTGGAGAAGGCATTGGCCTACATCCAGGACGATGAACTGGTGGAAGTGACGCCGTCCTCAATCCGCCTGCGCAAGAAGATGCTCGACGAAAACGACCGCAAGCGCGAAGAGCGCAAGAAGGAAGCCGAAGTCGCCTAA
- a CDS encoding YggT family protein yields MRAILDIVLLVLQIYIWLLIASAVLSWLVAFNVVNTRNQVVSTIGDFLYRITEPVLRPIRNAMPNLGGIDVSPVVLILLILLLENVIVRYIYPNVF; encoded by the coding sequence ATGCGCGCCATTCTCGATATCGTTCTTCTGGTTCTCCAGATCTATATCTGGCTCCTGATCGCCTCGGCCGTGCTGTCGTGGCTGGTCGCGTTCAACGTCGTCAACACCCGCAATCAAGTGGTGTCGACCATCGGCGACTTCCTCTATCGCATCACCGAGCCGGTGCTGCGTCCGATCCGCAATGCCATGCCGAATCTCGGCGGCATCGACGTCTCGCCGGTGGTCCTGATCCTGCTCATTCTGTTGCTCGAGAACGTCATCGTCCGCTACATCTATCCGAACGTGTTCTAG
- the katG gene encoding catalase/peroxidase HPI, giving the protein MDAKTEGKCPFTGGRGPTNRDWWPDQLDIQVLHHNSTLSDPMGAGFDYAKEFKSLDLNAVIADLTKLMTDSQDWWPADFGHYGGLMVRMAWHSAGTYRITDGRGGAGAGQQRFAPLNSWPDNANLDKARRLLWPIKQKYGRKISWADLMILAGNVALESMGFKTFGFAGGRKDVWEPEELYWGPEGSWLGDERYSGERQLSEPLGAVQMGLIYVNPEGPNGNPDPVAAAKDIRETFARMAMDDEETVALIAGGHTFGKTHGAGDPSLIGPAPEGGALEDQGLGWKSKHGTGIGADTITGGPEVTWTTTPTKWSNNFFWNLFGYEWELEKSPAGAKQWRAKGAGATVPDAFDKNKKHVPKMLTTDLSLRFDPAYEKISRRFMENPDQFADAFARAWFKLTHRDMGPRVRYLGPLVPKEELIWQDPIPAPSGDVIGDKDVADLKAKILASGLTVSQLVSTAWASASTFRRSDKRGGANGARIRLAPQKDWDVNNPPELAKVLKTLEGIQKDSGKKVSLADLIVLGGVAAIEKAAKDAGVAVTVPFAPGRMDASQEQTDIPSFAPLEPRADGFRNYVNAKKHQFMSPQEALIDKAQLLTLTGPEMTALIGGLRVLGANVHNSSHGVFTKTPGKLTNDFFLNLLDMGTVWSHKDGDIYEGKDRKSGELKWTATNVDLIFGSHAQLRAFAEVYGCADSKEQFVKDFIAAWTKVMNADRFDLAGPGKQQAA; this is encoded by the coding sequence ATGGATGCAAAAACCGAGGGCAAATGCCCATTCACCGGCGGCCGTGGCCCGACCAACCGCGACTGGTGGCCGGATCAACTCGACATCCAGGTCCTGCATCACAATTCGACACTGTCCGACCCGATGGGCGCGGGCTTCGACTATGCCAAGGAATTCAAGAGCCTCGACCTCAACGCCGTTATCGCCGACCTGACGAAACTCATGACGGACAGTCAGGACTGGTGGCCCGCCGACTTCGGGCACTACGGCGGCCTTATGGTCCGCATGGCCTGGCACTCGGCCGGTACTTACCGCATCACCGACGGCCGCGGCGGAGCGGGCGCTGGCCAGCAGCGCTTCGCGCCGCTCAATTCGTGGCCGGATAACGCCAACCTCGACAAGGCCCGCCGCCTCTTGTGGCCGATCAAGCAGAAATACGGCCGCAAGATCTCGTGGGCCGACCTGATGATCCTCGCCGGCAACGTCGCGCTGGAGTCGATGGGCTTCAAGACGTTCGGTTTTGCCGGCGGCCGCAAGGACGTGTGGGAGCCGGAAGAGCTGTACTGGGGTCCTGAAGGTTCGTGGCTCGGCGACGAGCGCTACTCAGGCGAGCGTCAGCTCTCCGAGCCGCTGGGCGCGGTGCAGATGGGCCTCATCTACGTCAACCCGGAAGGCCCGAACGGCAATCCCGACCCGGTCGCCGCCGCCAAGGACATCCGCGAGACCTTCGCGCGCATGGCGATGGATGACGAAGAGACCGTCGCGCTGATCGCCGGCGGCCACACCTTCGGTAAGACCCATGGCGCCGGTGATCCGTCGCTGATCGGTCCCGCACCGGAGGGCGGAGCGCTCGAAGATCAGGGCCTCGGCTGGAAGAGCAAGCACGGCACCGGCATTGGCGCCGACACCATCACCGGCGGCCCGGAAGTTACCTGGACGACGACGCCGACCAAGTGGAGCAACAACTTCTTCTGGAACCTGTTCGGCTATGAATGGGAGCTGGAAAAGAGCCCTGCCGGCGCCAAGCAGTGGCGCGCCAAGGGCGCGGGCGCCACGGTCCCCGACGCTTTCGACAAGAACAAGAAGCATGTCCCGAAGATGCTGACGACCGACCTGTCGCTGCGCTTCGACCCAGCCTACGAGAAGATCTCGCGGCGTTTCATGGAGAACCCGGATCAGTTCGCGGACGCTTTCGCCCGCGCCTGGTTCAAGCTCACGCATCGCGACATGGGCCCGCGCGTTCGCTATCTCGGCCCGCTGGTGCCGAAGGAAGAACTGATCTGGCAGGACCCGATCCCGGCACCGAGCGGTGACGTCATTGGCGACAAGGACGTTGCGGACCTCAAGGCGAAGATCCTCGCCTCAGGCCTCACGGTGTCGCAGCTCGTCTCGACGGCGTGGGCTTCGGCCTCGACCTTCCGTCGCTCCGACAAGCGCGGCGGTGCCAATGGCGCGCGCATTCGCTTGGCTCCGCAGAAGGACTGGGACGTCAACAACCCGCCGGAACTCGCCAAGGTGCTGAAGACGCTTGAAGGCATCCAGAAGGACTCGGGCAAGAAGGTGTCGCTTGCCGACCTCATCGTGCTCGGCGGCGTCGCCGCCATCGAGAAGGCGGCGAAGGATGCCGGCGTTGCCGTAACGGTGCCGTTCGCGCCGGGCCGCATGGATGCGTCGCAGGAGCAAACCGACATTCCATCTTTCGCACCACTCGAACCGCGCGCCGATGGCTTCCGCAACTACGTCAACGCCAAGAAGCATCAGTTCATGTCGCCGCAGGAAGCCCTGATCGACAAGGCGCAGCTTCTGACGCTGACCGGTCCGGAAATGACGGCACTGATTGGCGGCCTGCGCGTTCTTGGCGCGAACGTTCACAACTCCTCGCACGGCGTCTTCACCAAGACGCCGGGCAAACTGACCAACGACTTCTTCCTCAACCTGCTCGACATGGGCACGGTGTGGTCGCACAAGGACGGCGACATCTATGAGGGCAAGGATCGCAAGTCGGGTGAGTTGAAGTGGACGGCAACGAATGTCGACCTGATCTTCGGCTCGCACGCGCAACTCCGTGCCTTTGCCGAAGTCTATGGCTGCGCCGACTCGAAGGAGCAATTCGTCAAGGACTTCATCGCCGCCTGGACCAAGGTGATGAACGCCGACCGCTTCGACCTCGCCGGGCCCGGCAAGCAGCAAGCAGCGTAA
- a CDS encoding DUF167 family protein, producing the protein MAGQPWSATSGGLVLHVRLTPKGGRDAIDGIETMSDGRSVLKVRVRAAPSEGEANAALCKLIAKSLHVPARDVTLAAGATSRVKRLEIAGDGNALASRLNAAAGSG; encoded by the coding sequence ATGGCCGGACAGCCGTGGTCGGCAACGTCCGGCGGGCTCGTGCTTCATGTGCGTCTGACGCCGAAAGGCGGCCGTGACGCCATCGACGGCATTGAGACGATGAGCGACGGCCGCAGCGTGCTCAAGGTGCGCGTACGTGCCGCGCCGAGCGAAGGCGAGGCCAACGCGGCCCTGTGCAAGCTCATCGCCAAGTCGCTGCACGTGCCGGCGCGCGACGTAACGCTGGCCGCCGGTGCGACATCACGGGTAAAGCGGCTCGAAATCGCAGGTGATGGAAACGCGTTGGCGTCGCGATTGAACGCAGCGGCCGGAAGTGGCTAG
- a CDS encoding GNAT family N-acetyltransferase: MSTTLIEIRRARTADAPDVAATHDEAWRTAYQGIIPGAELDKLINRRGPDWWQSAIRKGSRITLLQFGDRIAGYANYGRNRARSLFYEGEVYELYLRPEFQGLGFGRRLFNAARKDLGQSGLKSLVVWALSDNEPAMEFYRALGGRAVARSSEKFGPKTLDKVAYAWPQG, from the coding sequence ATGAGCACGACCCTTATCGAGATTCGACGCGCCAGGACCGCCGACGCCCCAGACGTCGCAGCAACGCATGACGAGGCGTGGCGGACCGCCTATCAGGGCATCATTCCGGGGGCCGAGCTCGACAAGCTGATTAACCGCCGCGGCCCCGATTGGTGGCAGTCGGCGATCCGCAAGGGCAGCCGGATTACCCTGCTACAGTTTGGCGATCGCATTGCCGGTTATGCTAATTACGGGCGCAATCGCGCCCGCAGCCTTTTCTACGAAGGTGAAGTCTACGAGCTTTATCTGCGCCCTGAGTTCCAGGGGCTCGGCTTCGGCCGCCGCCTGTTCAACGCCGCGCGCAAGGATCTCGGCCAGAGCGGGCTGAAGAGCCTCGTGGTTTGGGCGCTGTCGGACAACGAGCCGGCGATGGAATTCTACCGCGCACTCGGTGGCCGTGCGGTGGCCCGCTCGTCCGAGAAGTTCGGGCCGAAGACCCTCGACAAGGTTGCTTACGCCTGGCCGCAGGGTTGA
- a CDS encoding site-2 protease family protein: MSWSLSIGKIAGTVVRIHLTFLLFLAWIFAAGYARGGGTAAWDSVIFMLLLFGCVLLHEFGHIFTARAFGVSTPFVTLLPIGGVAQLERIPEEPSQEFLIAIAGPLVNVAIAALLILFGGAELTQNAAAAIDNSQISMVDRLAAVNLFLALFNLIPAFPMDGGRILRAALAAKLGYVRATEIAAAIGQFVAFALGFIGLMVNPILIFIAIFVYLAASGEAHMVALRAVSRGVPVSHAMMTQFAALAPEAHVDEAVQTLLATSQGEFPVVDAGGKPVGLLARGDIIKAIKTLGPDARVADSMNPDFPTIGHRSSLDEAFKLLQEKAAVAVGVTDASGRLTGLITSETIAEMVMLGDSLPKDMRGPWGRTAGV; this comes from the coding sequence ATGTCCTGGTCCCTGAGCATCGGCAAGATCGCCGGCACTGTCGTGCGTATCCACCTGACGTTTCTGCTGTTCCTGGCCTGGATTTTCGCCGCCGGCTACGCCCGCGGCGGCGGCACGGCGGCGTGGGACAGCGTCATTTTCATGCTCCTGCTGTTCGGCTGCGTGCTGCTGCACGAATTTGGCCACATCTTCACGGCCCGCGCCTTCGGCGTCTCGACCCCTTTTGTGACGCTGCTGCCGATCGGCGGCGTCGCACAGCTTGAGCGAATTCCGGAAGAGCCGAGCCAGGAGTTCCTGATCGCCATTGCTGGCCCGCTGGTGAATGTTGCTATCGCCGCGCTGCTCATTCTGTTTGGCGGCGCGGAGCTGACGCAGAATGCCGCGGCGGCCATCGACAACAGCCAGATCTCGATGGTCGACCGGCTCGCTGCCGTGAACCTATTTCTGGCATTGTTCAATCTGATCCCGGCCTTCCCGATGGATGGCGGCCGTATCCTGCGCGCCGCGCTCGCGGCGAAGCTCGGCTACGTGCGCGCCACCGAAATCGCCGCGGCGATCGGCCAGTTCGTCGCCTTCGCGCTCGGTTTTATCGGCCTGATGGTCAATCCGATCCTGATCTTCATTGCGATCTTTGTTTATCTGGCGGCTTCAGGCGAAGCGCATATGGTGGCGCTGCGCGCCGTGTCACGCGGCGTGCCGGTGAGCCATGCCATGATGACACAGTTCGCCGCCCTCGCCCCGGAGGCGCATGTCGACGAAGCGGTGCAGACGCTGCTCGCTACCAGCCAGGGCGAGTTTCCCGTGGTCGACGCCGGCGGCAAGCCGGTCGGCCTGCTGGCGCGCGGCGACATCATCAAGGCGATCAAAACGCTCGGCCCGGATGCCCGCGTCGCCGACTCAATGAACCCGGATTTTCCAACCATCGGCCATCGCAGCTCGCTCGATGAGGCGTTCAAGCTGTTGCAGGAAAAGGCTGCGGTCGCCGTCGGCGTGACCGATGCGTCCGGGCGCCTGACCGGGCTGATTACCTCCGAAACCATCGCCGAAATGGTGATGCTGGGCGATTCACTGCCGAAGGACATGCGAGGCCCCTGGGGACGGACCGCGGGCGTCTGA
- a CDS encoding GFA family protein gives MPTYKGACFCGAVELEATGKPEAMGYCHCGSCRSWSAGPVNAFTLWKPENVTVTKGAQFVGHFQKTPLSDRQYCTQCGGHLMTDHPPLGLVDVYAATLPGLDFKPGVHVNYAETVLPIKDGLPKLKDFPAAFGGSGQEVPE, from the coding sequence ATGCCGACGTACAAAGGCGCCTGTTTCTGCGGCGCAGTGGAACTGGAAGCGACCGGTAAACCCGAAGCTATGGGCTACTGCCATTGCGGCTCCTGCCGCTCCTGGTCGGCGGGACCGGTGAACGCCTTCACTTTGTGGAAGCCGGAGAACGTTACGGTCACCAAGGGCGCGCAATTCGTCGGGCATTTTCAGAAAACGCCGCTGAGCGACCGCCAGTATTGCACCCAATGCGGCGGTCACCTCATGACCGATCATCCGCCGCTCGGTCTGGTCGATGTTTACGCGGCGACGCTGCCCGGGCTCGACTTCAAGCCCGGCGTCCACGTTAACTATGCCGAGACGGTATTGCCGATCAAAGACGGTTTGCCGAAGCTGAAGGACTTTCCCGCGGCATTCGGCGGCTCCGGCCAAGAGGTTCCGGAATAG
- a CDS encoding hydrogen peroxide-inducible genes activator produces MITLRQLRYLSSLARHRHFGRAADDCAVTQPALSMQVRELEREIGAELVERRPGDIVLTEIGAEVARRAEHILASTRDLVDFARHREVLAGPLKLGIIPTLAPYILPRVLPHLQRQYRQLRLEVRETQTTVLLDELANGSLDVVMLALPAEGADVETLPLFDDAFLLAVPADDPLPPRARIGVGDVDQRRLILLEEGHCLRDQALAFCATRRGDQPAGLGATSLSTVMQMVANGYGVTLVPEVAIDAKMQDPRVKLLRFRDPEPGRSVGLAWRKTSPRARDFEALGEVMIAAHARDQAADVKARSRA; encoded by the coding sequence ATGATCACCTTGCGTCAGTTGCGTTATCTCAGTTCGCTCGCCCGCCACCGCCATTTCGGTCGCGCGGCCGATGATTGCGCCGTCACCCAGCCCGCTCTGTCGATGCAGGTGCGCGAGCTTGAGCGCGAAATCGGCGCCGAGCTGGTCGAGCGTCGTCCCGGCGATATCGTCCTTACCGAAATCGGCGCCGAAGTGGCGCGCCGCGCAGAACACATCCTCGCTTCAACGCGCGACCTTGTCGATTTTGCTCGCCATCGCGAAGTACTCGCCGGTCCCTTGAAGCTCGGCATCATTCCGACGCTCGCGCCCTACATCCTGCCGCGGGTGCTGCCGCATCTGCAACGGCAGTATCGGCAGTTGCGGCTTGAAGTGCGCGAAACTCAGACCACCGTGCTCCTCGACGAACTGGCGAACGGCAGTCTCGATGTCGTGATGCTGGCGTTGCCCGCCGAAGGCGCCGATGTCGAAACCTTGCCTCTGTTCGACGACGCCTTTCTGCTCGCTGTGCCGGCGGACGACCCGCTGCCGCCACGCGCGCGCATTGGCGTGGGCGATGTCGATCAGCGGCGGTTGATCCTGCTCGAGGAAGGTCATTGTCTGCGCGACCAGGCGCTCGCCTTTTGCGCCACAAGGCGCGGCGATCAGCCGGCCGGATTGGGCGCGACGTCGCTCTCAACCGTGATGCAGATGGTCGCCAACGGTTACGGCGTCACGCTCGTACCGGAAGTCGCGATCGATGCGAAGATGCAGGACCCGCGCGTTAAGCTGCTGCGTTTCCGCGACCCCGAACCGGGTCGCTCGGTCGGGCTGGCGTGGCGCAAAACATCGCCGCGGGCCAGAGATTTCGAGGCTTTGGGCGAGGTCATGATTGCCGCCCATGCGCGCGATCAGGCCGCCGACGTCAAAGCTCGCTCTCGCGCTTGA
- a CDS encoding AraC family transcriptional regulator: MSHDTLSDVLKTVRIAGAVFFEITAGEDWSIGALTPDVMLPRLLPNVDHLAAFHAVTAGHCYGALAGGEAMRLEAGDVIVFPRADAHVMSSAPGLPHIQLTADEADSAAAGGIAHCIQFGCSGQVRTKIVCGYLACDASPFNMLLDNLPRVIKGARADDGRDDGLNRLFRYALTEMAEKRPGSGTVLTKLSELMLIDLLRNYIETLPDERAGWLAGLRDPSVGRALALLHADPAQEWTIESLGKAVGVSRSVLAERFAELVGIPPMAYLAKWRMQVAADMLGHGKRNMAEIAEKIGYDSEASFSRAFKKRTGVPPSQWRQRGAAKSG, translated from the coding sequence ATGAGCCATGACACGCTGTCGGATGTTCTGAAAACGGTACGTATCGCCGGTGCGGTGTTCTTCGAGATCACCGCGGGCGAGGACTGGTCGATCGGCGCGCTGACACCCGATGTCATGCTGCCGCGCCTTCTGCCGAACGTCGATCATCTCGCCGCATTCCACGCCGTGACCGCGGGTCATTGCTACGGCGCGCTGGCCGGTGGCGAAGCGATGCGGCTCGAGGCCGGTGACGTGATCGTGTTTCCGCGCGCCGATGCGCATGTGATGTCGAGCGCGCCAGGGCTGCCGCACATTCAGTTGACCGCCGATGAAGCGGACAGCGCGGCGGCGGGCGGCATAGCGCATTGCATTCAGTTCGGATGTTCCGGCCAGGTGCGAACCAAAATCGTCTGCGGCTATCTTGCCTGCGACGCCAGCCCCTTCAATATGCTACTCGACAATCTGCCGCGCGTGATCAAGGGCGCGCGTGCCGACGACGGCCGTGACGACGGCCTCAACCGCCTGTTTCGTTATGCGCTGACCGAAATGGCCGAGAAGCGTCCCGGTAGCGGCACCGTGCTCACCAAGCTCAGCGAACTGATGCTGATCGACCTGCTGCGCAACTACATCGAGACTTTGCCGGACGAGCGCGCCGGCTGGCTTGCGGGCCTGCGCGATCCGTCGGTCGGGCGGGCGCTGGCCCTTCTGCATGCCGATCCGGCGCAGGAATGGACGATCGAAAGTCTGGGCAAGGCGGTCGGAGTGTCACGCTCGGTGCTGGCCGAGCGCTTTGCCGAACTGGTCGGAATCCCGCCGATGGCCTATCTCGCGAAATGGCGCATGCAGGTGGCGGCCGACATGCTCGGCCACGGCAAGCGCAACATGGCCGAGATCGCGGAAAAGATCGGCTACGATTCCGAAGCGTCGTTCAGCCGCGCCTTCAAGAAGCGTACCGGCGTGCCGCCATCGCAATGGCGGCAGCGCGGCGCGGCGAAAAGCGGTTAG